A region from the Lycium barbarum isolate Lr01 chromosome 8, ASM1917538v2, whole genome shotgun sequence genome encodes:
- the LOC132607697 gene encoding uncharacterized protein LOC132607697 codes for MENEFADALATITSLIQHPDSRYIDPIKVEIKDRPTHCAFVEAEIDGKPWYVDIKMFLEKAEYPEEITINQKKTIRKLANGFFLNKNVLYKRTLDLGLLRCVDSVEATRLLEEG; via the exons ATGGAaaatgagtttgctgatgcattggcaacaataACATCCTTGATTCAGCATCCTgacagtagatacattgatcctaTCAAAGTTGAAATCAAAGATCGACCGActcactgtgcttttgtagagGCAGAGattgatggaaaaccttggtacgttgacattaaaatgttcttAGAGAAAGCAGAATATCCCGAAGAAATCACTATTAACCAGAAGAAAACTATCAGGAAGTTGGCAAATGGTTTCTTTCTCAACAAGAATGTCCTGTACAAAAGAACCCTGgatttgggattgcttagatGTGTTGACTCTGTTGAAGCTACAAGATTGcttgaagaa ggatga